A stretch of Lathyrus oleraceus cultivar Zhongwan6 chromosome 6, CAAS_Psat_ZW6_1.0, whole genome shotgun sequence DNA encodes these proteins:
- the LOC127095870 gene encoding uncharacterized protein LOC127095870 — MEDANAEITWTVFKNEFLEKYFSTDVCSKKENEFLQLKQGSMTVADYAVKFEELVRFCPHYNGLEAEGSKCVKFESVLCIEIKQFISYQEIRRFSVLVNKCRIYDKDSRVRSAHYKSASKNKDGNQFYGKPYVAQADKGK; from the coding sequence ATGGAAGATGCtaatgctgagattacttggaCGGTGTTCAAGAATGAGTTTCTAGAGAAGTACTTTTCGACTGATGTTTGCAGCAAGAAAGAGAATGAGTTCTTGCAGCTGAAACAAGGAAGTATGACTGTTGCTGATTATGCGGTTAAGTTTGAAGAGTTAGTGAGATTTTGTCCCCATTATAATGGTCTGGAAGCTGAAGGgtcgaagtgtgtgaagtttgagagTGTCTTGTGTATTGAGATCAAGCAATTCATTAGTTATCAGGAGATCCGTCGATTCTCAGTGCTGGTGAATAAGTGTAGAATCTATGATAAAGATAGTAGGGTTAGATCTGCTCACTACAAAAGTGCTAGTAAGAATAAAGATGGGAATCAGTTTTATGGTAAACCTTATGTGGCTCAAGCTGATAAGGGAAAATAG